GGGAAAGGATTATCAAGAGAATTTTCGATATTGTTATTTCATTTTTTGGGATAGTATTTCTTTCTCCTCTTTTTCTCATCATCGCGATTCTCATCAAACTCGAAGATCCCTCATGACCGATACTCTACAAGAATCGACGTGTTGGCATCGGAAAATCGGAATTCTATCTCTACAAATTCCGCTACATGTACTGGAAATATAGTGTGAAGGATGCCTACGGAATCAATGAAAAAGAAGATAACGCACTCAAATTCGAAGAATCACTGAAGCAATCCAACGATACTCGTTCATGACCACTCTACAAGATCGCCGATGATCCTCGTCGCATGAAGATCGGAAAATTCCTCGAGCGTCTCTCTCTCGATGAACTTCCGCAACTCATCAATGTCCTCATCGGAAATATGTCCCTCATAGGACCACGCCCACACCAACCGCGCGAAGTACGTGAATATGCGGAACGTCATTACCAAGTCCTCACTATCAAGCCTGGAATTACGGGAATGGCACAAGTCTACGGACGAGAGAAAAATACGTTCGAAGAAGAAGTTGCCCTCGATACCTACTACATCGAACATTATTCTCTGATTCTTGACTTTGTCATATTCCTTCGCACCATTCTCGTAGTATTCACACGAGCTTTTACGAAGAAATAATTTGCAAAAACGCAGAAAAGCATATAATCCAACTATGTTCTATAAAAATACAACATCTGTGGTGGTGAAGGCATAATCTCGAGAGAGCTTGCTTTTATCATGACAGAGCGCTTCCTCTCGAGATTTTCGGGAGGATTTTTATGAGAAATCCATCCTCACTTTTTTCTAACTCCTAACTCATTCGTCTATGTCCGATTTCCCAAAACAATACAATCCGAAAGATGCAGAAAAATCGATGCAAGACCTCTGGGAGGCGAATGATTGTTTTTCTCCACGCGAATCCACAACAGGAGAAAAATTCTACATTCCCATTCCCCCTCCGAATGTGACGGGAAACCTCCATCTCGGACACGCGCTCACTCTCACGCTCGAGGATATCATGACTCGTTATCATCGAATGCGCGGAGATAGTACACTCTGGGTTCCAGGAACGGATCATGCAGGTATTGCTACACAGGCAAAGGTAGAAGAAAAACTCATGAAAAATGGAATCCGTCGCCAAGACTTGGGACGTGAGAAGTTCCTTGAAGAGATGTGGAAATGGATGGAAGAATACCAATCAAATATTTCAAACCAGATACGAAAGATGGGTGCCTCTGTGAGCTGGAAGAATGAACGATTCACACTCGATACAGGGAGCAATAAACTCGTGGAAGGAATATTTGTCGACCTCTACAACAAGTGACTCATATACCGCGGTGAGTATATGGTGAATTACTCTCCTGCTCTTGAATCTGTGATTTCTGATATCGAAGTCGACTATCAGGAAATCGAAGAGAAAATGTACTATATCAATTATTTCGTGTCAGGAAGTGACAAGGAGCTCCTCGTTGCAACCACTCGTCCAGAGACACTTCTCGCTGACCAAGCAGTTGCGGTTCACCCGAAAGACAAACGCTACAAGAAACTCATCGGAAAATCAGTCATCCTCCCAATCGTGAATCGTGAGATTCCTATCATCGCCGATGAAATGGTCGATATGGAATTCGGAACTGGAGTAGTGAAGATCACTCCAGCGCATGATCCAGCGGATTTCGAAACAGCGAAACGTCATGGACTCAAGGTCGACTATCGTGTGATTGACAAGAATGGTATCATGACCAAAGAAGCGGGGATTTTTGCTGGACTTCCTGCGAATGGAGAAGCGAGATCCAACGTCGTCGAGCTCCTCAAGAGCAAAGGAAATCTCGTGAAGATAGAACCATACACCCATAAAGTCGGATTTTGTTCTCGTGGAAAATGTCGTATCGAATCCGTCGTCTCAACCCAATGGTTCGTCCGTGCTTCGAAGATGGCAGAAAAAGTGATTGCCGGATACAAGAACAAGGAATTCGAGATTATCCCAGAACGATTCAATAAAACGTTTGAGGATTGGATTTTCAATCTTCGCGATTGGTGTATCTCCCGTCAGCTCTGGTGGGGACATCAGATTCCTGCATACTATGATCTCAATACTGGTGAACTTCTTGGTGTTACTCTAGATCCAACCGAATTGATCCAGAATCAATGTGAGAAATATAATATTACCTATACGGAAAACTGGAAAAATACTCAAAATGGAAGGAATTCGAGCGAAAATCGAGCACCGCAATGAGCTGTATCTAGTAATACAGCGAATAAGGAAGCGGAGATTTGAGCTTGAAGAACGACATTTTCAGAATTTTTCATGAGGAGGGATGATGATGTTCTCGATACGTGGTTTTCGAGTGCTCTTTGGCCTTTTTCAGTTCTCGATTGGGATTTCGAAGACCCTGCAGAACTCTTCCAGAAATTCTATCCTGCAGATGTCCTCGAAACGGGTCATGATATTATTTTCTTCTGGGTAATTCGCATGTTCCTCATGGGATATGAATATACAGGACAAACTCCATTCAAGAAAATATACCTCCATGGACTCATCCTCGATGAGAGTGGACGAAAAATGAGTAAAAGTTGGGGAAATGTGATCGATCCACTCGTGGTGATCGACCAGTATTCTACCGATGCACTTCGCCTCTCAGTTGTCCTCGGAAACACTCCTGGAAACAATCTGAATTTCTCGATGAAAACCGTGGAAGAATACAGCTTATTCTTGAATAAATTCTGGAATATTGTTCGTTTTTCTTGGATGAATGTCGGTGATATCACGGAAGAAAGAGCTGAACTCGAAACTCGCATCATCCAGTGAGAAAAAAATCTCCTCCCATATGAACGATGGATACTCTCACGACTTTCGAACATCATCGAAAAAATCACAACTGGAATGAACGAATATACATTTTCTTCGACTGGAAGCGAACTGCTCGCATTTATCCGTGATGAATTCGCAGACTTCGCTATCGAGGCATACAAGATCGAAAAAGATTCCAGTATCCTCGGAAAAGATGTCATGAAGCTCTGCATTCTGGATATCATCGCGCTCCTTCATCCATACACGCCACATATTACAGAATCCCTCTATGGATTCGTCACTGGTGGAAAAATCCTCATGACGAGTGTATGGCCAAAAACAGAACTCAAAGTCGAAAAAGAAAGTGAACACCTCATGACTCTCGTGTTCGATATCGTTCGTACGATTCGCAATATCCGCGCAGAGTCGAAGATTCCACCATCAGAACTGCGTGATATCCATATCGTTTCTCCTGAATGATACCGCGAATGAATCGAAGCAAATGCGCGTATCATCACTGGACTCACACGTGGAAGCTCTCTCGAAATCGGGAAAAAACCTGGAAAAGGACTCGGATTCGCCTATGGAGTTATTCACGGGGTCGACATCTATGTCGATGCACATATCGATGCATCGAAAATCGAAGAAGAAAAAGCTCGTCTCATGGAACAAATCGAAGACAAGAAGAATTATCTCCGAGCGCTCAATGCGAAACTCCAGAACAATTCCTTCGTCGCGAATGCTCCAGAGAAAATCGTCCGCGCAGAAATGGACAAAAAACACCAAGTAGAAAATGAACTCGCGAAACTCGAAGAGAAATATCATTCACTCGCTGGAGAATAGAAAATTTCTCCCAAACTAAAATCCCCAATTGGGGATTTTTTAGTCTGTCACACGGAAGTTATAATCATCTTCTACATATTTTCATTTCAGTGCGCCGAGACATCGGATAATATTATTATGCCAGTTTGCATTCGATGAAGCATAGATTGGTCATTTCTCATTTCCCCATCGAGAGAGATCACTGACGCGAGAGTATTTCGAGAGAAACTTATTATTGAAGGTTCTTCCCATCCAATCCAGTCCTTCTGATGGACTTCAGAAAACATAAACACTTCCACTATCAGTATTCCCGATATTTCCTATATTGTATGCTGTCTTGAGATGGTTTCCGAGAGTTGTCTCAGCAAGTCCGACACACATGAGAAAACTTGGGTCTACTTTATTTTCGAGAGCAGTATCAATCCACATATCCCAACTCTGAAAATCAGGTGTTGCATAGGTTTTGAGAAGATATTTCTGACGATCTTCTTCTGTAGTTCATTTGAGTGAGAATTTCACTTCATAACCACTCAGATCGGTTCCCGTTCAGAATGACTCCACCATATCAGAGAGAAACTTCTCTTGGTACTTCGAAGGCAGATTCTCATAATCAATCGGAGCAAGAGAAAGTACACGAAGTGGATCAATCACCTCATTTCTATGCCATACCTCGAAATGAAGGTGTGGACCACTCGTCATTGGACCAGCACCAGGAGTTCCTGGGGCGCCTCCACTTTTTGCAATTACCTGACCCTTCGTGACGAACTGATATGGAAGTACACTGATTTCTGAGAGATGCCCATAAACCGTCACATATCCATCAGGATGACGAAGTGCGAGATACGAGTAACCTCATTCGGTCGGAGGAAGAATATAGTAGACATATCCATCCAGGGCAGCATATACATCACTTCCTTGGTTCACAGGAATATCGATAGCATCGTGCTGACTCCCGAGTGTGCCAAAATATGAACTGTCGCGAAAATGAGTACTGATACGATTCGAGACCACTGGCCATTGCATAATATTCGTTGTACCCGTGAGAACATCTATATTTCTGAGAGCATGTTCATTTCGATAGAACGCCTGCATCATAGAGCATTTCTCAGAAATACTGGCTCATGAGGCATGCAAATCACATCCACTCTTCTTCAGAATCA
The DNA window shown above is from Candidatus Gracilibacteria bacterium and carries:
- a CDS encoding valine--tRNA ligase; its protein translation is MSDFPKQYNPKDAEKSMQDLWEANDCFSPRESTTGEKFYIPIPPPNVTGNLHLGHALTLTLEDIMTRYHRMRGDSTLWVPGTDHAGIATQAKVEEKLMKNGIRRQDLGREKFLEEMWKWMEEYQSNISNQIRKMGASVSWKNERFTLDTGSNKLVEGIFVDLYNKGLIYRGEYMVNYSPALESVISDIEVDYQEIEEKMYYINYFVSGSDKELLVATTRPETLLADQAVAVHPKDKRYKKLIGKSVILPIVNREIPIIADEMVDMEFGTGVVKITPAHDPADFETAKRHGLKVDYRVIDKNGIMTKEAGIFAGLPANGEARSNVVELLKSKGNLVKIEPYTHKVGFCSRGKCRIESVVSTQWFVRASKMAEKVIAGYKNKEFEIIPERFNKTFEDWIFNLRDWCISRQLWWGHQIPAYYDLNTGELLGVTLDPTELIQNQCEKYNITYTENWKNTQNGRNSSENRAPQGAVSSNTANKEAEIGAGRTTFSEFFMRRDDDVLDTWFSSALWPFSVLDWDFEDPAELFQKFYPADVLETGHDIIFFWVIRMFLMGYEYTGQTPFKKIYLHGLILDESGRKMSKSWGNVIDPLVVIDQYSTDALRLSVVLGNTPGNNLNFSMKTVEEYSLFLNKFWNIVRFSWMNVGDITEERAELETRIIQGEKNLLPYERWILSRLSNIIEKITTGMNEYTFSSTGSELLAFIRDEFADFAIEAYKIEKDSSILGKDVMKLCILDIIALLHPYTPHITESLYGFVTGGKILMTSVWPKTELKVEKESEHLMTLVFDIVRTIRNIRAESKIPPSELRDIHIVSPEGYREGIEANARIITGLTRGSSLEIGKKPGKGLGFAYGVIHGVDIYVDAHIDASKIEEEKARLMEQIEDKKNYLRALNAKLQNNSFVANAPEKIVRAEMDKKHQVENELAKLEEKYHSLAGE
- a CDS encoding peptidoglycan DD-metalloendopeptidase family protein, producing the protein MQYKNIFISCLVFSALSPLLVTAIDTTTSGRILDNFKESEYKILFETLPINQTGSEALLEHEYRMNGLEGLKNKLASMQQTYETKKSFVTEKRTSLEDAIESLDSAIEKTQSDITNSENSILEKQGKIQEYQSTSLQLKRRILKNRTIIFSYLANIHSEGSLIYDNNDSIDMFQGLILSDSSTDTIVADITYKSLVSQLGQKFVDEYKSLIKEYYRITLRNKEEIAELQDIQSILERQKTNLLNQKNEREKLLEITKGQEDLFQKYIDSQVQATLEVESAWQDASKAYSDSLEMILKKSGCDLHASGASISEKCSMMQAFYRNEHALRNIDVLTGTTNIMQWPVVSNRISTHFRDSSYFGTLGSQHDAIDIPVNQGSDVYAALDGYVYYILPPTEGGYSYLALRHPDGYVTVYGHLSEISVLPYQFVTKGQVIAKSGGAPGTPGAGPMTSGPHLHFEVWHRNEVIDPLRVLSLAPIDYENLPSKYQEKFLSDMVESFGTGTDLSGYEVKFSLKGTTEEDRQKYLLKTYATPDFQSWDMWIDTALENKVDPSFLMCVGLAETTLGNHLKTAYNIGNIGNTDSGSVYVFGSPSEGLDWMGRTFNNKFLSKYSRVSDLSRWGNEKGPIYASSNANWHNNIIRCLGALKGKYVEDDYNFRVTD